One stretch of Emys orbicularis isolate rEmyOrb1 chromosome 7, rEmyOrb1.hap1, whole genome shotgun sequence DNA includes these proteins:
- the IQCF6 gene encoding IQ domain-containing protein F6 has translation MAGVKALEGSPRKKPDTKALKNSMVTDPALGGGDDAQRQLLAAPDSLQQLGAPDQAAAMDRKAIFPLLSPSPEKDPSSKSAIAIQSWWRGVLTRRTVRQAMLCVLVIQRWWRRVSFWQWEERRVRALAMYVRPVRATVLLQSLVRMWRARSQYKKYQRAVLVIQNKWRHYACRREAAVFAGSSLADGGVDLNIEIVVG, from the exons atGGCGGGCGTGAAGGCTCTGGAGGGCAGCCCCAGGAAGAAGCCTGATACCAAGGCGCTGAAGAACTCCATGGTCACAGACCCTGCCCTGGGAGGCGGGGATGATGCTCAGAGGCAGCTCTTGGCAGCTCCagactccctgcagcagctgggcgcTCCAGATCAGGCAGCAGCTATGGAC CGGAAAGCAatctttccccttctctccccctcaccaGAGAAGGACCCCAGCAGCAAATCCGCCATTGCCATCCAGTCGTGGTGGCGGGGGGTGCTCACCCGGCGAACGGTGCGCCAAGCGATGCTCTGCGTGCTGGTGATCCAGAGGTGGTGGCGCCGGGTCTCAttctggcagtgggaggagaggcGGGTCAGGGCGCTGGCAATGTACGTGAGGCCCGTGAGAGCTACCGTCCTCCTGCAATCACTGGTCAGGATGTGGCGTGCGAGGAGCCAGTACAAGAAGTACCAGAGGGCAGTCCTGGTCATCCAGAACAAGTGGCGGCACTACGCCTGCCGGAGAGAGGCTGCAGTGTTTGCAGGGAGCAGCCTGGCAGACGGGGGGGTGGACCTGAACATTGAGATTGTTGTTGGTTAA